From the genome of Leptospira andrefontaineae, one region includes:
- the ygiD gene encoding 4,5-DOPA dioxygenase extradiol — translation MKLNRKNFLLGTAGLLFGSAAIRSLFENIRGEKMMQKLPVFFVGHGSPMNALGPNPLADTWAESTKDFPEPKAILSISAHWFTKGTYVTSNQSPPTIHDFYGFPQELFDVQYSAPGDPKLAEELSKSKDAQVIQDDSWGLDHGTWSVLRNMYPKANIPVVQLSLDATKPGEWHYEFAKSLSKLREQGVLVLGSGDLVHNLRLYDWKNQDKAHDWALDANETFKDLIQKRDWKSLANYQKLGTAVQIAIPTPEHYFPMLYALALADEKEEIRFYNDIIQSSVSLTSMKIS, via the coding sequence ATGAAGTTGAATCGAAAAAATTTCCTACTTGGGACGGCAGGACTTTTATTTGGTTCAGCTGCGATCCGCAGTCTTTTTGAAAACATAAGAGGAGAAAAAATGATGCAAAAGTTACCGGTATTTTTCGTAGGCCATGGAAGTCCAATGAACGCTCTCGGACCGAATCCGTTAGCCGATACATGGGCGGAATCTACGAAAGATTTTCCGGAGCCCAAAGCGATATTAAGTATATCCGCTCATTGGTTTACTAAAGGTACCTACGTAACCTCAAACCAGTCTCCTCCTACTATTCATGATTTTTACGGATTCCCTCAGGAATTATTTGATGTACAATATTCCGCACCTGGCGATCCAAAGTTAGCAGAAGAACTTTCTAAATCGAAAGATGCACAAGTGATCCAAGATGATTCTTGGGGATTGGATCATGGCACCTGGAGTGTACTTAGGAATATGTATCCAAAGGCAAATATTCCGGTAGTCCAATTGAGTTTGGATGCTACCAAGCCGGGAGAATGGCATTATGAATTTGCAAAGTCTTTGTCTAAGCTTCGAGAGCAAGGTGTTTTGGTTTTGGGAAGCGGGGATCTAGTTCATAACTTACGTCTTTATGATTGGAAAAACCAAGACAAGGCGCATGACTGGGCATTGGATGCGAATGAAACATTCAAGGATCTGATCCAAAAAAGAGATTGGAAGAGTCTGGCAAATTACCAAAAATTAGGGACAGCAGTGCAGATTGCCATCCCAACTCCTGAACATTATTTTCCTATGTTATATGCTTTGGCTTTAGCGGATGAGAAAGAAGAGATCCGTTTTTATAACGATATCATCCAGAGTTCGGTATCTCTAACTAGCATGAAGATCAGTTAA
- a CDS encoding bile acid:sodium symporter family protein: protein MQDYDLVRLNFSPGGLFVLNICLGLIMYGVSLELTIADFTNLRKQPKAAIVGLFSQLVLLPALTVGLLYILKPHPGLALGMILVAACPGGNMSNFISLLAKGNVPLSISLTATTTVLAWFFTPFNFFFWGKLYSPAADRLKEISLNPVDVFLSIFLILVLPLILGALTNRFLPKVASSLKKPMRIGSTVLLGVFILIAFVGNWKSFVEFGPVLFWLVLLHNGSALTVGYFASWIAGLAHKERKTISLETGLQNSGLGLILIFTFFQGIGSMALIAAWWGVWHLISGLFLASIWGREKTT, encoded by the coding sequence ATGCAAGATTACGATTTAGTCAGATTGAATTTCAGTCCGGGAGGACTCTTTGTCCTGAACATCTGCCTTGGACTTATCATGTACGGGGTCTCCTTAGAATTGACCATTGCCGATTTTACGAACTTAAGAAAACAACCTAAAGCAGCGATCGTAGGTCTATTCTCTCAATTGGTATTATTACCGGCACTCACAGTAGGATTACTTTATATTTTAAAACCGCACCCCGGTTTGGCTCTTGGAATGATCTTAGTTGCTGCATGTCCAGGCGGGAATATGTCCAATTTTATCAGCCTTCTTGCAAAAGGAAATGTTCCTCTTTCTATTTCGTTAACTGCAACTACTACCGTTCTCGCATGGTTCTTTACTCCATTTAACTTTTTCTTTTGGGGAAAACTATATTCTCCCGCAGCAGACAGATTAAAAGAGATCAGCTTAAATCCTGTAGATGTATTTCTTTCGATTTTTTTAATATTGGTCTTACCTTTGATCTTAGGAGCTCTTACAAATCGTTTTCTTCCTAAAGTTGCTTCTTCTTTAAAAAAGCCGATGAGGATTGGATCTACGGTTCTACTCGGAGTTTTTATACTCATTGCATTTGTAGGAAACTGGAAATCTTTCGTGGAGTTCGGACCTGTTTTGTTTTGGTTGGTCCTTCTTCATAACGGTTCTGCTTTAACAGTAGGATATTTTGCTTCTTGGATTGCCGGTCTTGCTCACAAAGAAAGAAAAACAATCTCTTTGGAAACAGGACTTCAGAACTCAGGACTCGGGCTCATCTTAATTTTTACATTCTTTCAAGGGATCGGATCAATGGCACTCATCGCTGCTTGGTGGGGAGTATGGCATTTGATCAGTGGACTTTTCTTAGCTTCTATTTGGGGAAGAGAAAAAACAACCTGA